The DNA segment GAGCCGTGCCCCATGCGGTACGCGGACTGCACGACCGGATGACCGGCGTTGCGAGGTCATGCCTGACCAGTCGAGCTGATCGAGGGACGCCCCTTCCGTGTGCCCCGCTGCGGCCGGCATGTACCAGGCACCGGGAATAACATCGCGTCGAATAGCTGCCCGAAAGGCAGTCGATTCACTCCGCAATCCCGCCCGCCGGCTGCCTCACCGAAAAGCGTTTGACAGTTTCCGCACATTGTACTCTATTAGTATCTGTATGGCGAAAGAAAACCCCCGAAATCCCTCCGATCTCCCGGCAAGCCCCGCCCGCGCACAGGAGACAACCGCAGCCGGTTCGGGCAGCCGAAAAGGACTCGATCACGAGCTGCATTTACGGTCACGTGAGCTCGCCGAACGAATCAAGGAGCTGGGAGTCATCCACTCCGTATCGACTCTCTTTGAGACCAAAATCGTCGATTTGACTGAGGTCTTCCAGAAAATCGTAAACGTTCTGCCTTCCGCGTGGCAATATCCGGAATTGGCCTGCGCGCGGATCAGTATGAAAAACCGCGATTACCGCAGTTCAAGCTATCGCGAGCCGATCTGTCTGATACAGGAAGATATTCTGGCAGTCGGAGAAAAAATAGGGACACTGGAGGTGGGCTATTTCGAGCCGCTGCCCGATGGCTCGGAACCCGACTTTCTCGTCGAGGAAAAAGGCCTGCTGACAATCGTCGCTCGCCGGCTCGCCGAGGCTTACTCGCTGAAAGAATCCCAACTCCAGCTCGCGACATATCAGCAGCACCTTCGTTCGCTGGCGTCTGAGCTGACGTTGACCGAGGAACGCGAACGCCGACGGTTGGCTCTGCATCTGCACGACAGCATCGGCCAGGGCCTCGCTCTTGCCAAACTCAAGCTGGAGACATTGCGACACGTCCTTCCCGAGGCGTTCAAGGAACGGGTCGGGGATGTCCTGACGCTCGTCCAGCAGATCATTGCCGAGGCCCGCTCGATTACGGCCGAAATCAGCCCGCCCATCCTCTACGAACTGAGCTTCTACCAGGCGATTGTGTGGCTGTGCGACCACTTCAAAAAGCAGTTCGGAATGACCATCGAGGTCGTCGGCGCCGACCAGAATTTCCTGCTCGGCGAAGGCGTCCGGGTCATGTTGTTCCGGTCGATTCAGGAGCTCCTGACGAATGCCGTCAAACACGCCAGCGCCACCGAAGTGCGCGTTTGCCTGGAGCGCGAAGAACATGCCGTGCATGTCTGCATCGAGGACAACGGCGTGGGCTTCGGTCCCGAACAACAGAATCGGTATCCATCCGCGAGCGGCGGGTTCGGGATATTCAGTATCCGGGAACGGCTCGCTCATCTGGGCGGACGACTGACCATCGAGTCGAGTCCCGGCAAGGGCGCGCGGGTCCATTTGTGGGTACCGGCTGCGGAACGGACCGTGGTATGAACTCGTGGAGGAATGACCGATGAAGATTCTGTTGGCAGACAACCACAGGCTCTTTTGCGAGGGCCTCCGCGTCCTGCTCGAAAAACAACCGCACATGGAGATCGTCGGTGAGGCCAACAACGGGCGACTGGCGGTGCGCCTCTGTCGTGAACTCTCCCCGGATCTGGTCGTGATGGATGTCGGTATGCCCGAATTAAACGGAATCGAGGCTACCCGGCAGATCAAGACCGAAATGCCCAACATCAAGGTCCTCGCCGTCTCGATGCACGCCGACCGACAGTACGTCGCAGGCATGTTGTCCGCAGGGGCCTCCGGCTACGTGCTGAAAGACAGCGCCTTCACCGAACTCAGCGAGGCGATCAGGATCGTCACCCGGGGCGGCCGCTACCTCAGTCCGGATATCGTCGATGTCGTCGTCGAGGACTACGCGCATCGACTGTCGCCCGCCCTCGGCTCCGCCCTGCAGAAACTCTCCGCACGCGAACGGGAAGTCCTGCAGATGATTGCGGAAGGGTTTGCCACCGCCGATATCGCCGCCAAACTCAACGTGAGTCGGAAAACGGTGGAAACGCACCGCAAAAACCTCATGCTGAAACTCGATATCAGGACCGTGGCGGAATTGACGAAGTTCGCGATCCGCGAAGGACTTACCTCGCTCGATTTGTCCGACGACTCGTCGTCATAGCAATCTCCTGCCCCCCTCGGCAGGACATGCGGCAGCCCGTCGGCTGCCGCATGCCGTCCATCAGCAGCGTGACATCGCCGTCACGCCCGCAGAGTCTACCCGGGCGCCTGTGTACGTACAGTGAAAGTCACTCAGCCGTTCGATCAGCAATTGGATCTCCTCGCGCGGCGGCAAAAACGTCATGCGGAAATGATATGTGCCCGGCTTCTGCCCGAATCCGGAACCGGGCACCACGCATATGCCCGTCTTCTCAAGCAGGGCGAGACAGTAGTCGGTTTCCCGCTTTTCCGTATAGGCCGCCAGCTCGCGCGGCGACATCCGCCCGATATCGACCCCGCGCTCGTCGGGCAATTCGAACCGGACGAAGGCGTACATCGCGCCCTGTGGGACATCCACCGACATGCCGGGAATGCTGTTGATCCCCTCGCCGAGAATGAGCGCTTTGGCTTTCAACTCCGTCAGTATCGCGTCACGCTCCTCGACATAGGTCTCGTAGCTCCGCTCTCCGGGTTGCGGTGGAGATACCATCAGATAGGCCGCAATCTGGCCCGGTACGTTCGCGCACAAGCTGATGGACTGGAGTTTGATGAACTGCGCCAACACGTCGTCCGGCACGTTGCGAATCTCCAGGTACCCTCCGCGATGGCCGCATTCTCCAAGGAACCCTTTCGAGATCGAGTGCAGACTGAACAGCGGCACATCGGTCACCCCGAGATGACCCATCACCTTGGCGAACGAATGGAACTGCTGTCCCGCCGCGTAGACGTTCTCCTGATATACCTCGTCCGCGATTATCGACAGGTGGTGCCGACGCGCAAACGCGATGATCATTTGGATATTCTCCACCGTCAGGACCGCACCCGTAGGATTTCCGGGATTGATCACCACGATCCCCACCGGATTGATCTTGTTCGCTTTCGCCGACTCCAGGCTCTTCTCGAGCGTCGTCTCGTTGAGCTGCCAGTGCTCGTCATCGTCAAGCAGGTAGCCGATCTGCCGGCCGCCGTAAAGCTCGAGACTCGCGCTGTACAGCGGGTACTGCGGAATCGGAATCATGAAGCCGTCGTTGCTCTTCTTGATCAGCGCCATCAGAACCGCCTGCGCCCCCTTGCTGGCCCCATCGGTCATGATGACCGCGGCGGGATCGGCCGGAATGCCGTCACGCTGTGCGATGAAGCTCGCCACTGCGTTCCGGATAAACGGGATACCCGCGCTCTGACTGTACGCCCCGGTGCCGTGCGGATGGCGCGCGAGGATCGACTTCGCCCGCTCCACGACGTCCCGAGGAAAATGCCGCGTCACGTCGGCATTCTCCAGCAGATCGGGGTACTCGACAAGACTCAGTATCTGGCGAAAATACGTCAGCGGCTTCTGCTGCAGCGCCTGAGGGTTGCCGATATTGCAGTAGATGATCTTTTGCCCGGCTGCTTCCAGCTCCTGTGCCCGCTGAACGATCGGCCCGCGTACCGCATACTCCGCCTGAAGCAAACGCTCGTTGAGATGCTTCGTGGTGATACTCATACCTTCGCTCCTTCCAAACGACCAACGGGCTCGAAACTCTCCAATACGTCCCCGATCGACTTGGCGGCGTCTCCGAACAACAACAGCGTCGTCGGCTCATCGTACAGCGAGTTCGGCACCCCGGAGTAACCCGGCCGTTCGTCGAGATTGAACACAAGCACGCGCTTCGCCTTGTGCGCGTTGAGAATGGGCATGCCCGAAATCGGCGTGTC comes from the Candidatus Zixiibacteriota bacterium genome and includes:
- a CDS encoding sensor histidine kinase codes for the protein MAKENPRNPSDLPASPARAQETTAAGSGSRKGLDHELHLRSRELAERIKELGVIHSVSTLFETKIVDLTEVFQKIVNVLPSAWQYPELACARISMKNRDYRSSSYREPICLIQEDILAVGEKIGTLEVGYFEPLPDGSEPDFLVEEKGLLTIVARRLAEAYSLKESQLQLATYQQHLRSLASELTLTEERERRRLALHLHDSIGQGLALAKLKLETLRHVLPEAFKERVGDVLTLVQQIIAEARSITAEISPPILYELSFYQAIVWLCDHFKKQFGMTIEVVGADQNFLLGEGVRVMLFRSIQELLTNAVKHASATEVRVCLEREEHAVHVCIEDNGVGFGPEQQNRYPSASGGFGIFSIRERLAHLGGRLTIESSPGKGARVHLWVPAAERTVV
- a CDS encoding aminotransferase class I/II-fold pyridoxal phosphate-dependent enzyme, with the protein product MSITTKHLNERLLQAEYAVRGPIVQRAQELEAAGQKIIYCNIGNPQALQQKPLTYFRQILSLVEYPDLLENADVTRHFPRDVVERAKSILARHPHGTGAYSQSAGIPFIRNAVASFIAQRDGIPADPAAVIMTDGASKGAQAVLMALIKKSNDGFMIPIPQYPLYSASLELYGGRQIGYLLDDDEHWQLNETTLEKSLESAKANKINPVGIVVINPGNPTGAVLTVENIQMIIAFARRHHLSIIADEVYQENVYAAGQQFHSFAKVMGHLGVTDVPLFSLHSISKGFLGECGHRGGYLEIRNVPDDVLAQFIKLQSISLCANVPGQIAAYLMVSPPQPGERSYETYVEERDAILTELKAKALILGEGINSIPGMSVDVPQGAMYAFVRFELPDERGVDIGRMSPRELAAYTEKRETDYCLALLEKTGICVVPGSGFGQKPGTYHFRMTFLPPREEIQLLIERLSDFHCTYTGARVDSAGVTAMSRC
- a CDS encoding response regulator transcription factor codes for the protein MKILLADNHRLFCEGLRVLLEKQPHMEIVGEANNGRLAVRLCRELSPDLVVMDVGMPELNGIEATRQIKTEMPNIKVLAVSMHADRQYVAGMLSAGASGYVLKDSAFTELSEAIRIVTRGGRYLSPDIVDVVVEDYAHRLSPALGSALQKLSAREREVLQMIAEGFATADIAAKLNVSRKTVETHRKNLMLKLDIRTVAELTKFAIREGLTSLDLSDDSSS